One genomic segment of Chelmon rostratus isolate fCheRos1 chromosome 22, fCheRos1.pri, whole genome shotgun sequence includes these proteins:
- the LOC121626097 gene encoding E3 ubiquitin-protein ligase TRIM17-like: MTVTLLWASQVKRLRGEFGSNLFFSLTVQRSQKLRLTAELLSDQLNFFHHHQHSTVCSTHSVTDPVTLPCGHNFCKTCSQCLCPKCEERVDRKYKLGVNALISEMSVQFRQSAGRKVINVAIENKHGRPLELYCNDEQKSKCRSCADSNHRFHYIVPLKEEYEVKKTDLRKTEARIQQEMLERRLKTQIKRSLKFSREAADRAVAVGVQIFNALERAQAELIGMIEETQKTTEKQAKSFIQLDQEISELVRRRAEVEQLSRSKDHLHFLQSVPTLNPAPLTRDRIDVSVRPVLCGGLTRTAVVRAVDQLTDTESTVVMDGTNSQTTQNGLSLGKAGFLLSRVFVDHEEGLVSFYDVDAAALLYFDLLCSFTMKLHPL; the protein is encoded by the exons ATGACCGTGACTCTGCTGTGG GCTTCGCAGGTGAAACGTCTGAGAGGTGAGTTTGGCAGCAACCTGTTTTTCAGCCTGACTGTTCAGAGGAGTCAGAAGctcagactgacagcagagctgcTCTCGGATCAGTTAAACTTCTTTCATCACCACCAGCACAGCACAGTCTGTAGCACACACAG TGTCACTGATCCAGTCACGTTACCGTGTGGACACAATTTCTGCAAAACCTGTTCCCAGTGCCTGTGTCCAAAGTGTGAAGAGCGCGTTGATAGAAAATATAAGCTTGGGGTCAATGCTTTAATTTCTGAGATGTCTGTTCAGTTCAGACAGTCAGCTGGAAGGAAAGTCATTAACGTTGCCATTG aGAACAAGCATGGCCGACCTCTGGAGCTCTACTGCAACGATGAACAGAAGTCCAAATGTCGGTCCTGCGCTGACTCCAATCACAGATTTCACTACATTGTTCCTCTGAAGGAGGAATATGAAGTAAAGAAGACCGacctgaggaaaacagaggCCAGAATTCAGCAGGAGATGCTGGAGAGACGACTGAAAACTCAGATCAAACGCTCTCTGAAGTTCAGcagggaggctgcagacagagcgGTGGCAGTTGGCGTTCAGATCTTCAACGCTTTGGAAAGAGCCCAGGCGGAGCTCATTGGGATGATTGAAGAGAcgcagaaaacaacagaaaaacaggctAAAAGTTTCATCCAGCTGGATCAGGAAATCTCTGAGCTGGTGAGGAGACgggctgaggtggagcagctcTCACGCTCAAAAGAccacctccacttcctccagAGCGTCCCGACCCTGAACCCCGCTCCACTCACCAGAGACCGGATAGACGTCAGCGTTCGTCCAGTGTTATGTGGAGGACTGACGAGGACAGCTGTGGTCAGAGCTGTGGATCAGCTGACAGATACAGAGTCCACTGTGGTGATGGATGGAACAAACTCCCAGACAACTCAAAACGGTTTGAGCCTTGGGAAAGCAGGGTTTCTCTTGTCCAG AGTGTTTGTGGATCATGAGGAGGGTCTGGTCTCCTTTTATGACGTagatgctgcagctcttctttaCTTTGACCTTCTGTGCTCCTTCACGATGAAGCTACACCCCCTCTGA